Proteins encoded within one genomic window of Flavobacterium gilvum:
- a CDS encoding sialate O-acetylesterase has translation MNLKKITLLSLSVLLLFTSNTFAEITLPKILGHNMVLQRQKKVTIWGTAAPDEKISVAFAGQTKNTIADKAGNWSIKLSPMQASFIPREMVIKGTNTIVLKNILVGEVWLCSGQSNMEYAMRKYSKFQTSVKGNKPPEDDLNTANNTNIRIFLDRRKYMEPSPEHLGWDAAIGKPLVDFSVVGYYFAKDLYAKLNVPIGMISAAVPGSRIEPWIQASKLEIEPKLKNGKILDKLKQDDGDTGKFYNTMIQPLIPYTLKGMLWYQGESNCFLTENIRYAYKLKALIESWRSDWKDTKIPFYFVQIAPYNYSGSKDRPITAENLPEFWESQKLALHLKNTGTIAITDLVDSIADLHPGYKWEVGRRLSLLAANKTYGQTNVVYSGPVFQKMKIVNNSILVTFSNTGSGLSSRDGKPLNWFSIAGADGKFVKAKAEINGNTVIVSAPEVQHPYSVRFGWNEAAQSNFINKEGLPAVPFRSDNPWEKLFK, from the coding sequence ATGAATTTAAAAAAGATTACATTACTATCACTAAGTGTTTTATTATTATTCACTTCCAATACTTTTGCCGAAATCACACTTCCAAAAATACTTGGACACAATATGGTTTTGCAACGCCAAAAAAAAGTAACCATTTGGGGAACAGCAGCTCCAGACGAAAAAATATCGGTTGCTTTTGCAGGACAAACTAAAAACACCATTGCCGACAAAGCTGGAAACTGGTCGATAAAACTCAGTCCGATGCAGGCCTCTTTTATACCACGAGAAATGGTAATAAAAGGAACAAATACCATTGTACTGAAAAATATACTTGTGGGAGAAGTATGGCTTTGCTCCGGGCAGTCCAATATGGAATATGCGATGCGAAAATACAGCAAATTCCAAACGTCAGTAAAAGGAAACAAACCTCCTGAAGACGATTTAAATACAGCAAATAACACCAATATCCGTATTTTTCTTGACCGAAGAAAATATATGGAACCGAGTCCTGAACATCTTGGTTGGGATGCAGCCATAGGGAAACCATTAGTTGATTTTTCGGTAGTTGGTTATTATTTTGCAAAAGATTTATACGCCAAATTAAACGTTCCGATAGGAATGATTTCGGCTGCTGTACCTGGCAGTAGAATTGAACCATGGATTCAAGCATCTAAACTGGAGATAGAACCAAAACTCAAAAACGGAAAAATTCTTGACAAATTAAAACAAGACGACGGAGACACTGGTAAGTTTTACAACACCATGATACAACCTCTCATTCCATATACACTGAAAGGAATGTTATGGTATCAGGGAGAATCCAATTGTTTTTTAACCGAAAATATTCGTTATGCATACAAACTTAAAGCATTGATAGAAAGTTGGCGCAGCGATTGGAAAGACACAAAAATTCCTTTTTATTTTGTCCAAATAGCACCTTATAACTATTCAGGTTCAAAAGACAGACCGATCACCGCCGAAAATCTTCCTGAATTCTGGGAATCACAAAAACTGGCTTTGCATTTAAAAAACACCGGTACAATTGCAATTACTGATTTGGTAGACAGCATCGCCGATTTACATCCTGGATACAAATGGGAAGTAGGACGCCGTTTGAGTCTTCTTGCCGCAAACAAAACTTATGGACAAACAAATGTGGTTTACTCAGGTCCAGTGTTCCAAAAAATGAAAATTGTAAACAACAGCATTCTGGTTACTTTTTCAAATACAGGAAGCGGTTTAAGTAGCCGCGATGGAAAACCATTAAATTGGTTTAGCATTGCTGGTGCAGATGGTAAATTTGTCAAAGCAAAAGCGGAAATAAATGGCAATACAGTAATCGTTTCTGCTCCCGAAGTACAACACCCCTATTCGGTGCGCTTTGGGTGGAATGAAGCCGCTCAGTCCAATTTCATCAACAAAGAAGGCCTTCCTGCAGTTCCTTTCAGAAGTGATAATCCTTGGGAAAAACTTTTTAAGTAA
- a CDS encoding DUF349 domain-containing protein, whose protein sequence is MLEEKNDSLSLQENEIDGKTANQLQETIQPDAPVATENEISEAVAKENTVHSISENGVDEKQNVIDAIAETNAEESEDETLKERHDIPMLDYEALPMDELVAELNKLVINEKVMSIKEHVEEIRKAFLAKYNHLLEEKREEFNQENQDPNEEFQYHSPLKTKFDQYYTIYKDNKNTHFKSLQSNLKSNLEVRLAIVEELKELINPQTNIKDTLNHFNELRERWKNAGAIPKDKYNHVWNNYHFHVENFYDYLHLDREARDIDFKYNLEQKQKIIARVEELLQEADINKSFRELQDLHRIWKEDIGPVSREHRDEIWNQFSELTKKMHDKRELMFEKLRGTELENLEKKKEIIAKIEALATEKVNAHSQWLTQIEKVEALRSEFFSAGKVPSDVNEATWLSFKTAVRNFNSFKNSFYKDIKKDQNDNLNKKIALVKKAKELQESVDFANTTPVMKQIQEDWKKIGHVPRKYSDKIWNEFREACNHYFDKLKEHKSVENVEEVEAFDKKKAYLETLREFQLTGDHKTDLDAIKLHIETWKSFGKVPFPRRHIEGKFNKILDALFEKLSLSKKDTEMMRFANRMENLSESNDTRKLDNEKIFLMRKIEEVQNEIFQLENNIQFFANTKNAKKENSIVLEVRKNIAIHKESLDVWKEKLRQLRNLNIE, encoded by the coding sequence ATGTTAGAAGAAAAGAACGATAGCCTATCTCTTCAAGAAAATGAGATAGATGGAAAAACTGCCAATCAATTGCAGGAAACAATTCAACCGGATGCACCTGTTGCTACAGAAAATGAAATTAGTGAAGCTGTAGCAAAAGAAAATACAGTACACTCAATTTCTGAAAATGGGGTGGATGAAAAGCAGAACGTAATTGATGCCATTGCCGAAACAAATGCTGAAGAAAGTGAAGACGAAACATTAAAAGAACGTCACGATATTCCGATGCTCGACTATGAAGCATTACCTATGGACGAACTTGTAGCTGAATTGAATAAATTGGTTATAAATGAAAAGGTAATGTCAATCAAAGAGCATGTTGAAGAAATCCGAAAAGCTTTTTTGGCCAAATACAACCATCTCTTAGAAGAAAAGAGAGAAGAATTCAATCAAGAAAATCAAGATCCTAATGAAGAATTCCAATATCATTCTCCTCTAAAAACAAAGTTCGATCAATATTACACTATCTATAAAGACAATAAAAACACTCACTTCAAGAGTTTACAATCCAATTTAAAATCCAACTTGGAAGTTCGTTTGGCCATTGTAGAAGAACTAAAAGAACTAATCAATCCACAAACTAACATCAAAGACACCTTAAATCATTTTAATGAATTAAGGGAAAGATGGAAAAATGCAGGTGCAATTCCGAAAGATAAATACAATCATGTTTGGAACAACTATCATTTTCATGTAGAAAATTTTTATGATTATTTGCACTTGGACAGAGAAGCAAGAGATATTGATTTTAAGTACAATCTAGAACAAAAACAAAAAATTATAGCTCGAGTTGAAGAATTGCTGCAAGAAGCAGATATCAACAAATCGTTTAGAGAACTTCAGGATTTACACCGCATTTGGAAAGAAGACATCGGGCCAGTTTCCAGAGAACATCGAGATGAAATTTGGAACCAATTTAGTGAACTAACAAAAAAAATGCACGATAAACGTGAATTGATGTTTGAAAAACTAAGAGGTACCGAACTTGAAAATCTAGAAAAGAAAAAAGAAATTATTGCCAAAATTGAAGCTTTGGCAACCGAAAAAGTCAACGCACATTCACAATGGCTTACCCAAATCGAAAAAGTAGAGGCTTTGCGCTCTGAATTTTTCTCTGCAGGAAAAGTTCCTTCCGATGTAAACGAAGCCACTTGGCTTTCCTTCAAAACGGCCGTTAGAAATTTCAACAGCTTCAAAAACTCTTTTTATAAAGACATTAAAAAGGACCAAAACGATAATCTGAATAAAAAAATTGCTTTGGTCAAAAAAGCCAAAGAATTACAGGAAAGCGTTGATTTTGCCAACACCACTCCGGTAATGAAACAAATTCAGGAAGACTGGAAAAAAATTGGTCATGTACCGAGAAAATATTCAGACAAGATTTGGAATGAATTCAGAGAAGCCTGCAACCACTATTTTGACAAATTAAAAGAACACAAAAGTGTTGAAAACGTTGAAGAAGTGGAAGCTTTTGACAAAAAGAAAGCGTATTTGGAAACTTTGAGAGAATTCCAATTGACAGGTGACCATAAAACTGATTTGGACGCCATCAAATTACATATTGAAACATGGAAAAGCTTTGGAAAAGTTCCTTTCCCAAGAAGACATATAGAGGGAAAATTCAATAAAATTCTTGATGCCTTATTCGAAAAATTAAGTCTGAGCAAAAAAGATACTGAAATGATGCGTTTTGCCAACAGAATGGAGAATCTTTCTGAAAGCAATGACACCAGAAAACTGGATAATGAGAAAATTTTCTTAATGCGCAAAATTGAAGAAGTACAAAATGAAATCTTCCAATTGGAAAATAACATTCAGTTTTTTGCCAATACCAAAAACGCTAAAAAAGAAAATTCAATCGTATTAGAAGTTCGAAAAAATATCGCAATCCACAAAGAAAGTCTAGATGTTTGGAAAGAAAAACTAAGACAATTACGAAATTTGAATATTGAATAA
- the hemN gene encoding oxygen-independent coproporphyrinogen III oxidase, whose product MKTSLIQKYNVPGPRYTSYPTVPYWDELGFTNEIWVESLKKSFQESNDKEGISLYIHLPFCESLCTFCGCNKRITKNHNVENPYIEAVLKEWNLYCKILGEKPKIKEIHLGGGTPTFFSIENLETLLNGIFSKADKADGYEFSFEGHPNNTTLAHLQKLYDLGFRRVSFGVQDYSEKVQKAIHRIQPFHNVAKVTFWAKKIGYTSIGHDIIFGLPFQEVKDVVDTIEKTNSLQPDRLAFYSYAHVPWIKGNGQRGFHDEDIPKDDAKRKLYEVGKELLFENEYYEIGMDHFALKSDSLYKSFGNKKLHRNFMGYSSSKTQLMIGLGVSSISDSWYSFAQNVKTIEEYYKILESDKLPVYRGHHLSAEDLIIRKHILNLMCHFETSWEDSANYVSEIPEILIQLKEMENDGLLTIGDKKIIVTEEGKPYVRNICMAFDLRLKRKAPETALFSMTI is encoded by the coding sequence ATGAAAACCTCCCTTATTCAAAAATACAATGTCCCTGGACCCCGTTATACAAGTTATCCTACGGTTCCATATTGGGATGAGTTAGGATTCACCAATGAAATTTGGGTAGAATCCCTAAAAAAATCGTTTCAAGAAAGTAATGACAAAGAGGGTATCAGTTTATATATTCATTTGCCCTTTTGCGAAAGTCTGTGCACGTTTTGTGGCTGTAACAAACGAATTACCAAAAATCATAATGTAGAAAATCCATATATTGAAGCAGTTCTAAAAGAATGGAATCTTTATTGCAAAATTTTGGGTGAAAAACCTAAAATCAAAGAAATTCATTTAGGTGGAGGAACTCCAACCTTTTTTTCAATAGAAAACCTTGAAACCTTACTAAACGGAATATTTTCGAAAGCCGACAAAGCGGATGGATACGAATTTAGTTTTGAAGGACATCCCAATAACACAACTCTTGCTCATTTACAAAAGCTATATGATCTGGGTTTTAGAAGAGTAAGTTTTGGTGTTCAGGATTATTCCGAAAAAGTTCAAAAAGCGATTCACAGGATTCAACCTTTCCATAATGTTGCTAAAGTTACATTTTGGGCAAAAAAAATAGGTTATACCTCAATTGGCCATGATATTATTTTTGGGTTGCCTTTTCAGGAAGTGAAAGATGTTGTGGATACTATTGAAAAAACAAATTCATTGCAACCCGACCGATTGGCTTTCTACAGCTATGCGCATGTGCCATGGATAAAAGGAAACGGGCAACGCGGTTTCCATGATGAAGATATCCCAAAAGATGATGCCAAAAGAAAATTATACGAAGTTGGGAAAGAATTACTTTTTGAAAATGAGTATTACGAAATCGGTATGGATCATTTTGCCTTAAAATCGGACAGTTTATACAAATCGTTTGGCAATAAAAAACTGCACCGAAACTTCATGGGATACAGCTCCTCAAAAACCCAATTAATGATTGGTTTGGGCGTTTCGTCCATTAGTGACAGTTGGTACAGTTTTGCACAAAATGTCAAAACCATCGAAGAATATTACAAAATACTGGAATCAGATAAATTGCCGGTTTACAGAGGTCATCATTTGTCTGCCGAAGATTTGATTATCCGAAAACACATTCTGAATTTGATGTGTCATTTTGAAACCAGCTGGGAGGATTCGGCAAATTATGTCTCTGAAATTCCCGAAATTCTAATTCAGTTGAAAGAAATGGAGAACGATGGTTTATTGACCATTGGTGATAAAAAAATAATTGTTACCGAAGAAGGAAAACCATACGTTCGTAACATTTGTATGGCTTTTGATTTACGATTAAAAAGAAAAGCCCCTGAAACTGCTTTGTTTTCAATGACAATTTAA
- a CDS encoding sulfite exporter TauE/SafE family protein — translation MLYTAFLFGLISSFHCIGMCGPIAMMLPVERNNPAKKVIQICTYHLGRLTAYGSIGLLFGLLGKGLFLAGIQQQLSIFIGVAMILVILIPEKVFSKYNFSKPVYGWISKIKQNLGSHFKNKSFKSLFIIGLLNGFLPCGMVYVALFGAIAMQSASFGVLYMLLFGLGTVPLMSLVVYINSFLSISFRNNIQKIIPYVGIVIGVLFILRGLGLGIPYVSPSNMSLFIQEKANCH, via the coding sequence ATGCTTTACACCGCTTTTTTATTTGGTTTAATCAGTAGTTTTCACTGCATAGGAATGTGCGGCCCCATTGCTATGATGTTGCCTGTAGAGCGAAATAATCCCGCCAAAAAAGTAATCCAGATTTGTACGTATCATTTAGGAAGGTTGACAGCTTATGGAAGTATTGGTTTGCTTTTTGGATTATTGGGTAAAGGCTTGTTTTTGGCTGGAATTCAACAGCAATTGTCCATTTTTATTGGGGTTGCAATGATTCTTGTGATTTTGATTCCCGAAAAGGTTTTTTCTAAATATAATTTTTCGAAACCAGTTTATGGATGGATTTCAAAAATCAAACAAAATTTAGGAAGTCATTTCAAAAATAAGAGTTTTAAATCGCTTTTCATTATTGGCCTGCTTAATGGGTTTTTGCCTTGCGGAATGGTATATGTGGCTTTGTTTGGAGCAATTGCGATGCAAAGTGCCAGTTTTGGAGTGCTGTATATGTTGCTTTTTGGACTGGGAACGGTGCCTTTGATGAGTTTGGTGGTTTATATCAATTCTTTTTTGAGTATTTCATTCCGTAATAACATTCAAAAAATAATTCCTTATGTTGGGATTGTAATTGGTGTTTTGTTTATTCTAAGAGGGTTGGGACTTGGAATACCTTATGTTTCTCCTTCCAATATGAGTTTGTTTATACAAGAAAAAGCCAATTGTCATTAA
- a CDS encoding FixH family protein, giving the protein MKIKINWGTSIVIAFALFISFIMYFVLKVQSDSKYDNELVVEEYYKHDVHFQDEMARAQNAHDLKEKPVISVQTDGITIAFPANFSPKEIKGTVAFYRASNKKFDFQAPLSFADSASLLIPKEKFVGGEWYINMEWKYGGKSYLTKEKIYIK; this is encoded by the coding sequence ATGAAAATAAAGATTAATTGGGGAACTTCGATCGTTATTGCATTCGCACTGTTTATCAGCTTTATTATGTATTTTGTTTTAAAAGTGCAGTCAGACAGTAAGTATGACAATGAGTTGGTAGTTGAGGAATATTATAAGCATGATGTTCATTTTCAGGATGAAATGGCTCGAGCTCAAAATGCTCATGATTTAAAAGAAAAACCGGTAATTTCTGTTCAAACGGATGGAATTACAATTGCTTTTCCAGCTAATTTTTCGCCAAAAGAAATCAAAGGAACAGTTGCTTTTTATAGAGCCTCCAATAAGAAATTTGACTTTCAAGCACCACTTTCATTCGCGGATTCGGCTTCTTTGCTTATTCCTAAAGAAAAGTTTGTTGGAGGCGAATGGTACATCAACATGGAATGGAAGTATGGAGGGAAATCGTATTTGACCAAGGAAAAAATTTATATTAAGTAA
- the ccoG gene encoding cytochrome c oxidase accessory protein CcoG, whose translation MSSKLDESFRDTIGTVDKEGHRKYVYPKKPSGKFYDYRKWVSYFLLIILIVNPFIKINGNQFMMFNVLERRFNIFSFPFWPQDFYIFVLFMVIGVVFVILFTVIFGRIFCGWICPQTIFMEMVFRRIEYWIEGDRGAQIRLEKQEWNGGKIRKKTLKWFAFLFISFLIANVFLAYLVGSDELFRMVEDGPLVHSSSFISLLIFTSVFYFVFAWFREQVCIIACPYGRLQGVLLDKKSINVAYDFVRGEKEVGRAKFNKQEDRAASGKGDCIDCKQCVHVCPTGIDIRNGVQLECINCTACIDECDTIMKSVGLPLGLIRYASEDEIETKAKFKFTARMKGYTAILVILVGVLTGLLFLRSEVEATILRLPGQLFQHKGENISNIYTFKIINKTNHDIKDMNFRLVGIKGTLKVVGVQELKVPKHGMSSGTMFIEINKFLLESDRTNLEIDLYEGNKKIETTHTSFLSPRSFD comes from the coding sequence ATGTCAAGTAAACTGGACGAATCTTTCAGAGATACCATTGGGACTGTTGATAAAGAAGGTCACAGAAAGTATGTTTATCCCAAAAAGCCTTCAGGTAAGTTTTATGACTATAGAAAATGGGTGAGCTATTTTTTATTGATAATTCTAATTGTCAATCCATTTATAAAAATAAACGGGAATCAGTTCATGATGTTCAATGTTTTGGAACGTCGTTTTAATATCTTTAGTTTCCCTTTTTGGCCTCAGGACTTTTATATTTTTGTTCTGTTTATGGTAATTGGGGTAGTGTTTGTTATTTTATTTACGGTTATTTTCGGAAGGATTTTTTGCGGTTGGATTTGTCCTCAGACTATTTTTATGGAAATGGTTTTTCGCCGAATAGAATATTGGATAGAAGGTGATAGGGGAGCGCAAATTCGTTTGGAAAAACAAGAATGGAATGGTGGAAAAATAAGAAAGAAAACTTTAAAATGGTTTGCTTTTCTTTTTATTTCATTTTTGATTGCCAATGTATTTTTAGCTTATCTTGTTGGTAGTGACGAATTGTTTCGAATGGTTGAAGACGGACCTTTGGTTCATTCTAGCAGTTTTATCTCATTGTTGATTTTTACAAGTGTTTTCTATTTTGTTTTTGCCTGGTTTAGAGAACAGGTATGTATTATCGCCTGTCCTTACGGAAGGTTGCAAGGAGTTTTACTAGACAAAAAATCAATAAATGTAGCCTATGATTTTGTTCGTGGCGAAAAAGAAGTAGGTAGAGCCAAATTCAATAAACAGGAAGACAGAGCCGCTTCGGGAAAAGGGGATTGTATCGATTGTAAGCAATGTGTCCACGTATGTCCAACAGGAATTGATATTCGTAACGGCGTTCAGCTGGAATGTATAAATTGTACAGCTTGCATTGACGAATGTGATACGATTATGAAAAGCGTAGGATTACCTTTGGGGCTTATCCGTTATGCATCTGAAGATGAAATAGAGACTAAAGCCAAGTTTAAATTTACTGCCAGAATGAAAGGTTATACCGCAATTTTGGTGATTTTAGTAGGTGTTCTGACGGGTTTATTGTTTTTAAGATCCGAAGTCGAAGCCACTATTTTGAGATTGCCGGGGCAATTGTTTCAACATAAAGGAGAAAACATCAGTAATATATATACCTTTAAAATAATTAATAAAACCAATCATGATATCAAAGACATGAATTTTAGATTGGTTGGAATCAAAGGAACTTTGAAAGTGGTTGGTGTTCAGGAGCTAAAAGTTCCTAAGCACGGAATGTCTAGCGGAACTATGTTTATTGAAATTAACAAGTTTTTATTGGAAAGTGATAGGACTAACCTAGAAATAGATCTCTATGAAGGGAACAAAAAAATAGAAACTACACATACTAGTTTTCTGAGTCCGCGCAGTTTTGATTAA
- a CDS encoding cbb3-type cytochrome c oxidase N-terminal domain-containing protein, translating to MKKLIPPYIRVLFIFFSVLGAMEYFIDSGNQPAFIKYPMVAVFLFVLLFLLIAIEVTLNAVNAITYRLLSDEEKARLAHEDTLSLKEKTWYKNLMQRLTRTVPIEDEKELLMDHDYDGIKELDNNLPPWWVYLFYACIIFAVVYLVRFEVLGAPDQEAELKSEMAQAKIEVAEYMKTAPDLMDEKTVTLLTDPADLDKGKAIFQTNCVACHRADAGGQIGPNLTDDHWILGGGIKNLFHTITNGGRDGKGMIAWKGTLKPKEIQAVASYVISLKGSNPKDPKAPDGEIWVEDNASAPAAGATEAK from the coding sequence ATGAAAAAATTAATTCCGCCTTATATAAGAGTTCTTTTCATATTTTTCTCCGTCTTGGGAGCAATGGAATATTTTATTGATTCGGGAAATCAACCGGCATTTATAAAATACCCAATGGTTGCGGTCTTTTTGTTTGTATTGCTTTTCCTTTTGATTGCAATCGAAGTAACATTGAATGCTGTTAATGCAATCACTTATAGATTGTTGTCTGATGAAGAAAAAGCAAGATTGGCTCATGAAGATACTTTAAGTCTGAAAGAGAAAACTTGGTACAAAAACCTGATGCAACGATTAACAAGAACAGTTCCAATCGAAGACGAGAAAGAATTATTGATGGATCATGATTATGATGGAATCAAAGAATTGGACAATAATTTACCGCCTTGGTGGGTTTATTTATTTTATGCCTGTATTATTTTTGCAGTAGTTTATTTGGTTCGTTTCGAGGTATTGGGAGCACCAGATCAGGAGGCTGAATTGAAAAGTGAAATGGCGCAGGCCAAAATTGAAGTAGCCGAGTATATGAAAACGGCCCCAGATTTAATGGATGAAAAAACAGTGACATTGTTAACAGATCCAGCAGATTTGGATAAAGGTAAAGCTATCTTTCAGACCAATTGTGTAGCTTGTCACCGTGCCGATGCCGGAGGGCAAATTGGTCCAAACTTAACAGACGATCATTGGATATTGGGAGGTGGAATCAAGAATTTATTTCACACCATTACCAATGGAGGTAGAGATGGTAAAGGGATGATTGCCTGGAAAGGAACTTTAAAACCAAAAGAAATTCAGGCGGTTGCAAGCTATGTTATCTCCTTAAAAGGAAGTAATCCTAAAGATCCAAAAGCACCAGATGGTGAAATATGGGTTGAAGATAATGCTTCGGCTCCTGCAGCTGGAGCAACAGAAGCAAAATAA
- a CDS encoding CcoQ/FixQ family Cbb3-type cytochrome c oxidase assembly chaperone, with protein MFEQIKHNMETIAGVAIFPILSLLIFFFFFLGLGLWVYSYKKETIDEISQIPLED; from the coding sequence ATGTTTGAGCAAATAAAACACAATATGGAAACCATTGCCGGTGTTGCAATATTTCCAATACTATCGTTATTGATTTTCTTTTTCTTTTTTCTTGGTCTCGGACTTTGGGTTTATTCTTATAAAAAAGAAACTATAGACGAAATTAGCCAAATCCCTTTGGAAGATTAA
- the ccoN gene encoding cytochrome-c oxidase, cbb3-type subunit I, translating to MEMEQFYYDNKIVKKFIYATILFGVVGMLVGLILATMFLFPNMTEGISWLSFGRLRPLHTNAVIFAFVGNAMFAGVYYSLQRLLKARMYSDFLSNLNFWGWQLIIVAAAISLPLGYTSSKEYAELEWPIDIAIALIWVAFGINMIGTMLKRRERHLYVAIWFYLATFITVAVLHIFNSLELPVSAMKSYSVYAGVQDALVQWWYGHNAVAFFLTTPFLGLMYYFVPKVANRPVYSYRLSIIHFWSLIFLYIWAGPHHLLYSALPTWAQNLGVVFSVMLIAPSWGGMINGLLTLRGVWDKVREEPVLKFFVVAMTGYGMATFEGPMLSLKNVNAIAHYTDWIIAHVHVGALAWNGFMAFGIIYWLIPRMTKTTLYSTKLANFHFWAGTLGIILYALPLYLAGFLQASMWKQFNPDGTLTYGNFLETVTQIIPMYWMRAIGGSLYLIGMLTLVYNIIKTVKAGEDVEDELAEAPALKTISAGRLKGEKYHTWLERKPIKMAVFATIAILIGGIIQIVPTIMVKSNIPTISSVKPYTPLELEGRDLYIREGCVGCHSQSVRPFRSEVERYGPQSKAGEFVYDHPFLWGSKRTGPDLLRVGGKYNDNWHFNHFWSPQSISAGSIMPSYKWLFDNKAMDISMTEKKMKAMKTLGVPYTDAQIADGVKDLRTQAIAIEESLKNDPDFVKSYDESKKKAEARGEKFIPMNEREIVALIAYIQRLGTDIKVKE from the coding sequence ATGGAAATGGAACAATTTTATTATGACAACAAAATTGTAAAGAAGTTCATTTATGCTACCATACTGTTTGGAGTGGTGGGGATGTTAGTGGGTCTTATACTGGCTACTATGTTCCTTTTTCCAAACATGACCGAAGGTATTTCGTGGTTAAGTTTTGGTAGATTAAGACCTTTACATACCAATGCAGTGATTTTTGCTTTTGTGGGGAACGCAATGTTTGCGGGTGTTTATTACTCGTTACAGCGTTTATTAAAAGCCAGAATGTACAGTGATTTCTTGAGTAACCTTAATTTTTGGGGTTGGCAATTAATTATTGTTGCTGCTGCAATTTCACTTCCATTAGGATATACTTCATCAAAAGAGTATGCCGAACTCGAATGGCCCATTGATATTGCCATTGCTTTAATATGGGTGGCTTTCGGTATCAATATGATTGGTACAATGTTAAAAAGAAGGGAACGTCATTTGTATGTTGCCATTTGGTTCTATTTAGCCACATTTATAACCGTTGCAGTATTACATATTTTTAATAGTTTGGAGTTGCCAGTTTCTGCAATGAAAAGTTACTCTGTTTATGCAGGAGTACAAGATGCATTGGTGCAGTGGTGGTATGGTCATAATGCGGTTGCATTTTTCCTAACCACACCATTTTTGGGATTGATGTACTATTTTGTGCCAAAAGTTGCCAATCGTCCAGTGTATTCTTATAGATTGTCTATTATACATTTTTGGTCATTAATATTTTTATATATCTGGGCAGGACCTCACCACTTATTGTATTCGGCTTTGCCAACTTGGGCTCAAAATTTAGGAGTAGTATTCTCTGTAATGTTGATTGCTCCATCTTGGGGAGGTATGATTAATGGACTCTTGACTTTAAGAGGAGTTTGGGATAAAGTGCGTGAAGAACCGGTTTTGAAGTTCTTTGTGGTAGCCATGACAGGTTACGGTATGGCAACTTTTGAAGGTCCAATGCTTTCCCTTAAAAATGTAAACGCCATAGCTCACTACACTGACTGGATTATTGCTCACGTTCACGTTGGAGCATTGGCTTGGAACGGTTTTATGGCTTTTGGTATCATTTATTGGTTGATTCCAAGAATGACAAAAACGACTTTATATTCAACGAAATTGGCCAATTTCCATTTTTGGGCAGGGACACTCGGAATTATATTGTATGCGTTGCCATTGTATTTGGCCGGATTTTTACAGGCTTCTATGTGGAAACAATTCAATCCGGATGGAACCTTAACGTATGGTAACTTCCTTGAAACCGTTACGCAAATTATTCCGATGTACTGGATGAGAGCAATAGGAGGATCACTGTATTTAATAGGAATGCTGACATTGGTTTATAATATAATCAAGACTGTTAAAGCAGGAGAAGATGTTGAAGATGAATTGGCTGAAGCTCCGGCTCTAAAAACAATTAGTGCAGGAAGATTAAAAGGGGAGAAATACCATACGTGGTTGGAGAGAAAACCAATAAAAATGGCTGTTTTCGCAACGATTGCTATTTTAATTGGTGGAATTATCCAAATTGTTCCAACGATTATGGTGAAATCAAATATCCCAACAATTTCAAGTGTTAAACCATATACACCTTTAGAATTGGAAGGCCGCGATTTATATATCCGAGAAGGTTGTGTGGGATGTCACTCACAATCCGTTCGTCCTTTCAGAAGTGAAGTGGAGCGTTATGGGCCACAATCCAAAGCTGGAGAGTTTGTGTACGATCATCCATTTTTATGGGGTTCAAAACGTACAGGTCCAGATTTGTTGAGAGTTGGAGGAAAATACAATGACAATTGGCATTTTAATCACTTTTGGAGTCCGCAAAGTATATCGGCAGGGTCTATTATGCCTAGCTACAAATGGTTGTTTGACAACAAAGCAATGGATATTTCAATGACCGAAAAGAAAATGAAAGCCATGAAAACACTTGGTGTTCCTTATACTGATGCTCAAATCGCAGATGGTGTAAAAGATTTAAGAACTCAGGCCATTGCGATTGAAGAAAGCCTTAAAAACGACCCTGACTTTGTGAAAAGTTATGACGAAAGCAAGAAAAAAGCTGAAGCAAGAGGTGAGAAATTCATCCCGATGAACGAAAGGGAAATTGTAGCATTGATTGCTTACATTCAAAGATTAGGTACTGATATTAAAGTGAAAGAATAA